From Glycine max cultivar Williams 82 chromosome 11, Glycine_max_v4.0, whole genome shotgun sequence, the proteins below share one genomic window:
- the LOC100813427 gene encoding uncharacterized protein isoform X4, whose amino-acid sequence MSDEGERTCPLCAEEMDLTDQQLKPCKCGYEICVWCWHHIMDMAEKDDTEGRCPACRSPYDKEKIVGTAANCDRLVNGVNIEKRMKTQKTKSKSTDGRKQLSSVRVIQRNLVYIVGLPLNLADEDLLQRREYFSQYGKVLKVSMSRTAAGVIQQFPNDTCSVYITYSKEEEAIRCIQNVHGFVLEGRPLRACFGTTKYCHAWLRNVPCSNPDCLYLHEIGSQEDSFTKDEIISAYTSRVQQITGATNNMQRRSGNVLPPPLDDNMNSSSAKPIVKNSSSNSVSTVRGSPPNGIYGKNMALPTSAAWGTQVTNCQPPAGGLSYPNGPSKPKPDTGSSTLVFSAAVTGSIQASDVTKRPPSSNGSHSMTPRVKSELLKPVKQYNNSVDSLVSEGEKTLASDVSPMLVNLNRQLSPLPLSRDSDGNCTTANTINSTNMIGQSCNFGLEEAMTATNEEIQNLSNELSSINIDRNAEHCGITKPNNSPPTDHALIKSPQIQGSQYNVDRFRDEITTDVAGKATSDFLVCNSTEQCDWKLDSQSLVVSDNAEIDDDVTSFDNQRLKDPEVVCRSYFPKSTRFLQASNHSSPCLLQHGEPCTAINAGSVSADDRVRDESMLHASNILCNGHPEKLVSSSSYGLLHDERNGHIIQRLVGEAVNSGHDIARDKGESSIISNILSMDFDTWDDSLTSPHNLAKLLGDNTDNQPGPLNKSSSWKGHSNNQSRFSFARQEESKIQMFDPHASYGVSHQRPNRTVFLNCAERDLYMDKLGIANGFSTSNFEEAENMVSGHSIASSNKFSAISRAQVSAPPGFSIPSRLPPPGFSSHERVEQAFDSISGNSLLDHSSLLRNSYQTPSAGNLGSAGDIEFMDPAIMAVGKGRLQGALNSPALDIRSNFMPQLNYFENDARLQLLMQRSLVPQQNLRFSEIGNTFSQLGDSYAVSSRLDQSQVSNLGPFQQLSLQQSTNAVLSNGQWDGWNEVQSGNGLGVAELLRNERLGFNKFYSGYDDSKFRMPNSGDLYNRTFGM is encoded by the exons ATGAGTGACGAAGGAGAAAGAACTTGTCCTCTCTGTGCTGAAGAGATGGATTTGACAGATCAGCAATTGAAGCCTTGCAAATGCGGTTATGAG ATCTGTGTCTGGTGCTGGCACCACATAATGGACATGGCTGAGAAGGATGACACTGAGGGGCGATGCCCAGCATGTCGATCTCCTTATGATAAGGAAAAGATTGTTGGGACAGCTGCAAACTGTGACAG ATTGGTGAATGGAGTTAATATTGAGAAAAGGATGAAGACTCAGAAAACGAAGTCTAAATCAACTGATGGGCGTAAGCAGCTCAGCAGTGTGCGAGTGATTCAGAGGAACCTTGTTTACATAGTTGGGTTGCCTCTCAATCTTGCAGATGAAGAT CTTCTTCAGCGAAGAGAGTATTTTAGTCAGTATGGGAAGGTCTTAAAAGTGTCAATGTCTCGAACAGCAGCTGGTGTCATTCAACAGTTTCCGAATGATACCTGCAGTGT ATATATAACTTATTCAAAGGAAGAGGAAGCAATTCGTTGTATTCAAAATGTACATGGTTTTGTTTTGGAGGGTAGACCTTTAAG GGCTTGTTTTGGAACCACAAAATATTGTCATGCATGGCTCCGGAATGTG CCTTGCAGCAATCCGGATTGTCTGTATTTGCATGAGATTGGCTCTCAAGAAGATAGTTTTACCAAGGATGAAATAATTTCAGCATACACTAG TCGAGTTCAACAAATCACTGGTGCCACAAACAATATGCAACGGCGGTCAGGGAATGTATTACCTCCTCCACTGGATGACAATATGAATAGTTCATCTGCAAAGCCTATTGTTAAAAATTCTTCAAGT AACTCTGTTAGCACTGTAAGAGGTTCACCTCCAAATGGAATATATGGGAAAAATATGGCCCTTCCTACTAGTGCTGCATG GGGTACTCAGGTCACAAATTGTCAGCCCCCTGCTGGAGGTCTATCATATCCAAATGGGCCATCCAAGCCAAAACCTGATACAGGCAGCAGCACACTGGTATTTTCTGCAGCTGTTACAGGCTCAATTCAGGCTTCTGATGTTACAAAGAGGCCACCATCGAGTAATGGGAGTCATAGTATGACACCTAGAGTGAAAAGTGAATTGTTGAAACCTGTCAAACAATATAACAATAGTGTGGACAGTCTGGTTAGTGAAGGAGAAAAAACTTTAGCTTCTGATGTTTCTCCTATGCTTGTGAATTTGAACAGGCAGTTGTCTCCTCTACCGTTGTCCCGAGATAGTGATGGAAATTGTACTACAGCAAACACAATAAATTCTACTAACATGATTGGACAGTCTTGTAACTTTGGTCTTGAGGAAGCAATGACTGCTACCAATGAAGAGATTCAGAATTTGTCCAACGAGTTGTCCTCAATTAACATTGATAGAAATGCCGAACATTGCGGTATAACCAAACCTAATAATAGCCCACCTACTGATCATGCATTGATTaaatctcctcaaattcaagGATCACAGTATAATGTTGACAGATTTAGAGATGAAATAACTACAGATGTGGCTGGTAAAGCTACCTCAGATTTTTTGGTTTGTAATTCTACTGAACAGTGTGATTGGAAATTGGATTCTCAATCTCTAGTAGTATCAGATAATGCTGAAATTGATGATGATGTGACATCTTTTGATAATCAAAGACTCAAGGATCCAGAAGTTGTTTGTCGTTCTTATTTTCCAAAGTCAACCAGATTCCTGCAAGCATCAAACCATTCTAGCCCTTGTCTTCTGCAGCATGGTGAACCTTGTACTGCCATAAATGCAGGTTCTGTATCTGCTGATGATAGAGTTCGAGATGAATCTATGTTACATGCATCCAATATATTATGTAATGGTCACCCTGAAAAATTGGTCAGCAGCAGCTCCTATGGTCTGCTTCATGATGAAAGAAATGGGCATATCATTCAAAGATTAGTTGGTGAAGCAGTTAATTCTGGACATGATATTGCTAGGGATAAAGGTGAAAGTAgtataatttctaatatattgTCCATGGACTTTGATACCTGGGATGACTCACTAACATCACCTCATAATTTAGCGAAGTTGTTGGGTGACAATACTGATAACCAGCCTGGTCCTTTAAACAAATCTAGTTCTTGGAAAGGTCACAGTAACAATCAATCAAGGTTTTCTTTTGCAAGGCAGGAGGAATCCAAAATCCAAATGTTTGATCCACATGCATCTTATGGTGTCAGCCATCAACGGCCAAACCGTACAGTCTTCCTGAATTGTGCAGAAAGAGACTTGTATATGGATAAGTTGGGCATTGCAAATGGATTTTCTACCAGTAACTTTGAGGAAGCTGAGAATATGGTCAGTGGTCATTCCATTGCATCTTCTAATAAGTTTTCTG CCATCTCAAGAGCACAAGTTTCAGCCCCGCCAGGATTTTCCATTCCAAGCAGGTTGCCACCACCTGGTTTTTCTTCCCATGAGAGAGTGGAGCAGGCTTTTGATTCCATTTCTG GGAATTCTTTGCTTGACCATTCTTccctcttgagaaattcatatCAGACACCTTCAGCTGGAAACCTTGGTAGTGCAGGGGACATTGAATTTATGGACCCTGCTATTATGGCAGTTGGCAAAGGGAGACTTCAAGGTGCACTGAACAGTCCGGCACTGGACATTCGATCTAATTTCATGCCACAATTAAATTACTTTGAAAATGATGCTAGACTACAATTATTGATGCAAAGATCTCTTGTACCACAGCAAAACCTTAGATTTTCTGAAATTGGGAATACTTTTTCTCAACTTGGTGATTCCTATGCTGTTTCTTCGAGGTTAGACCAATCACAAGTCAGTAATCTAGGCCCATTCCAACAGCTGTCTCTGCAGCAGTCTACAAATGCCGTCTTGTCTAATGGGCAATGGGATGGGTGGAATGAGGTGCAGAGTGGAAATGGTTTGGGTGTGGCTGAGCTTTTGAGAAATGAAAGACTtggattcaataaattttactcAGGATATGATGATTCAAAATTTCGGATGCCAAATTCTGGGGATCTTTACAACAGAACATTTGGGATGTGA
- the LOC100813427 gene encoding uncharacterized protein isoform X3: protein MSDEGERTCPLCAEEMDLTDQQLKPCKCGYEICVWCWHHIMDMAEKDDTEGRCPACRSPYDKEKIVGTAANCDRLVNGVNIEKRMKTQKTKSKSTDGRKQLSSVRVIQRNLVYIVGLPLNLADEDLLQRREYFSQYGKVLKVSMSRTAAGVIQQFPNDTCSVYITYSKEEEAIRCIQNVHGFVLEGRPLRACFGTTKYCHAWLRNVPCSNPDCLYLHEIGSQEDSFTKDEIISAYTSRVQQITGATNNMQRRSGNVLPPPLDDNMNSSSAKPIVKNSSSQNSVSTVRGSPPNGIYGKNMALPTSAAWGTQVTNCQPPAGGLSYPNGPSKPKPDTGSSTLVFSAAVTGSIQASDVTKRPPSSNGSHSMTPRVKSELLKPVKQYNNSVDSLVSEGEKTLASDVSPMLVNLNRQLSPLPLSRDSDGNCTTANTINSTNMIGQSCNFGLEEAMTATNEEIQNLSNELSSINIDRNAEHCGITKPNNSPPTDHALIKSPQIQGSQYNVDRFRDEITTDVAGKATSDFLVCNSTEQCDWKLDSQSLVVSDNAEIDDDVTSFDNQRLKDPEVVCRSYFPKSTRFLQASNHSSPCLLQHGEPCTAINAGSVSADDRVRDESMLHASNILCNGHPEKLVSSSSYGLLHDERNGHIIQRLVGEAVNSGHDIARDKGESSIISNILSMDFDTWDDSLTSPHNLAKLLGDNTDNQPGPLNKSSSWKGHSNNQSRFSFARQEESKIQMFDPHASYGVSHQRPNRTVFLNCAERDLYMDKLGIANGFSTSNFEEAENMVSGHSIASSNKFSAISRAQVSAPPGFSIPSRLPPPGFSSHERVEQAFDSISGNSLLDHSSLLRNSYQTPSAGNLGSAGDIEFMDPAIMAVGKGRLQGALNSPALDIRSNFMPQLNYFENDARLQLLMQRSLVPQQNLRFSEIGNTFSQLGDSYAVSSRLDQSQVSNLGPFQQLSLQQSTNAVLSNGQWDGWNEVQSGNGLGVAELLRNERLGFNKFYSGYDDSKFRMPNSGDLYNRTFGM, encoded by the exons ATGAGTGACGAAGGAGAAAGAACTTGTCCTCTCTGTGCTGAAGAGATGGATTTGACAGATCAGCAATTGAAGCCTTGCAAATGCGGTTATGAG ATCTGTGTCTGGTGCTGGCACCACATAATGGACATGGCTGAGAAGGATGACACTGAGGGGCGATGCCCAGCATGTCGATCTCCTTATGATAAGGAAAAGATTGTTGGGACAGCTGCAAACTGTGACAG ATTGGTGAATGGAGTTAATATTGAGAAAAGGATGAAGACTCAGAAAACGAAGTCTAAATCAACTGATGGGCGTAAGCAGCTCAGCAGTGTGCGAGTGATTCAGAGGAACCTTGTTTACATAGTTGGGTTGCCTCTCAATCTTGCAGATGAAGAT CTTCTTCAGCGAAGAGAGTATTTTAGTCAGTATGGGAAGGTCTTAAAAGTGTCAATGTCTCGAACAGCAGCTGGTGTCATTCAACAGTTTCCGAATGATACCTGCAGTGT ATATATAACTTATTCAAAGGAAGAGGAAGCAATTCGTTGTATTCAAAATGTACATGGTTTTGTTTTGGAGGGTAGACCTTTAAG GGCTTGTTTTGGAACCACAAAATATTGTCATGCATGGCTCCGGAATGTG CCTTGCAGCAATCCGGATTGTCTGTATTTGCATGAGATTGGCTCTCAAGAAGATAGTTTTACCAAGGATGAAATAATTTCAGCATACACTAG TCGAGTTCAACAAATCACTGGTGCCACAAACAATATGCAACGGCGGTCAGGGAATGTATTACCTCCTCCACTGGATGACAATATGAATAGTTCATCTGCAAAGCCTATTGTTAAAAATTCTTCAAGT CAGAACTCTGTTAGCACTGTAAGAGGTTCACCTCCAAATGGAATATATGGGAAAAATATGGCCCTTCCTACTAGTGCTGCATG GGGTACTCAGGTCACAAATTGTCAGCCCCCTGCTGGAGGTCTATCATATCCAAATGGGCCATCCAAGCCAAAACCTGATACAGGCAGCAGCACACTGGTATTTTCTGCAGCTGTTACAGGCTCAATTCAGGCTTCTGATGTTACAAAGAGGCCACCATCGAGTAATGGGAGTCATAGTATGACACCTAGAGTGAAAAGTGAATTGTTGAAACCTGTCAAACAATATAACAATAGTGTGGACAGTCTGGTTAGTGAAGGAGAAAAAACTTTAGCTTCTGATGTTTCTCCTATGCTTGTGAATTTGAACAGGCAGTTGTCTCCTCTACCGTTGTCCCGAGATAGTGATGGAAATTGTACTACAGCAAACACAATAAATTCTACTAACATGATTGGACAGTCTTGTAACTTTGGTCTTGAGGAAGCAATGACTGCTACCAATGAAGAGATTCAGAATTTGTCCAACGAGTTGTCCTCAATTAACATTGATAGAAATGCCGAACATTGCGGTATAACCAAACCTAATAATAGCCCACCTACTGATCATGCATTGATTaaatctcctcaaattcaagGATCACAGTATAATGTTGACAGATTTAGAGATGAAATAACTACAGATGTGGCTGGTAAAGCTACCTCAGATTTTTTGGTTTGTAATTCTACTGAACAGTGTGATTGGAAATTGGATTCTCAATCTCTAGTAGTATCAGATAATGCTGAAATTGATGATGATGTGACATCTTTTGATAATCAAAGACTCAAGGATCCAGAAGTTGTTTGTCGTTCTTATTTTCCAAAGTCAACCAGATTCCTGCAAGCATCAAACCATTCTAGCCCTTGTCTTCTGCAGCATGGTGAACCTTGTACTGCCATAAATGCAGGTTCTGTATCTGCTGATGATAGAGTTCGAGATGAATCTATGTTACATGCATCCAATATATTATGTAATGGTCACCCTGAAAAATTGGTCAGCAGCAGCTCCTATGGTCTGCTTCATGATGAAAGAAATGGGCATATCATTCAAAGATTAGTTGGTGAAGCAGTTAATTCTGGACATGATATTGCTAGGGATAAAGGTGAAAGTAgtataatttctaatatattgTCCATGGACTTTGATACCTGGGATGACTCACTAACATCACCTCATAATTTAGCGAAGTTGTTGGGTGACAATACTGATAACCAGCCTGGTCCTTTAAACAAATCTAGTTCTTGGAAAGGTCACAGTAACAATCAATCAAGGTTTTCTTTTGCAAGGCAGGAGGAATCCAAAATCCAAATGTTTGATCCACATGCATCTTATGGTGTCAGCCATCAACGGCCAAACCGTACAGTCTTCCTGAATTGTGCAGAAAGAGACTTGTATATGGATAAGTTGGGCATTGCAAATGGATTTTCTACCAGTAACTTTGAGGAAGCTGAGAATATGGTCAGTGGTCATTCCATTGCATCTTCTAATAAGTTTTCTG CCATCTCAAGAGCACAAGTTTCAGCCCCGCCAGGATTTTCCATTCCAAGCAGGTTGCCACCACCTGGTTTTTCTTCCCATGAGAGAGTGGAGCAGGCTTTTGATTCCATTTCTG GGAATTCTTTGCTTGACCATTCTTccctcttgagaaattcatatCAGACACCTTCAGCTGGAAACCTTGGTAGTGCAGGGGACATTGAATTTATGGACCCTGCTATTATGGCAGTTGGCAAAGGGAGACTTCAAGGTGCACTGAACAGTCCGGCACTGGACATTCGATCTAATTTCATGCCACAATTAAATTACTTTGAAAATGATGCTAGACTACAATTATTGATGCAAAGATCTCTTGTACCACAGCAAAACCTTAGATTTTCTGAAATTGGGAATACTTTTTCTCAACTTGGTGATTCCTATGCTGTTTCTTCGAGGTTAGACCAATCACAAGTCAGTAATCTAGGCCCATTCCAACAGCTGTCTCTGCAGCAGTCTACAAATGCCGTCTTGTCTAATGGGCAATGGGATGGGTGGAATGAGGTGCAGAGTGGAAATGGTTTGGGTGTGGCTGAGCTTTTGAGAAATGAAAGACTtggattcaataaattttactcAGGATATGATGATTCAAAATTTCGGATGCCAAATTCTGGGGATCTTTACAACAGAACATTTGGGATGTGA
- the LOC100813427 gene encoding uncharacterized protein isoform X2, with protein MSDEGERTCPLCAEEMDLTDQQLKPCKCGYEICVWCWHHIMDMAEKDDTEGRCPACRSPYDKEKIVGTAANCDRLVNGVNIEKRMKTQKTKSKSTDGRKQLSSVRVIQRNLVYIVGLPLNLADEDLLQRREYFSQYGKVLKVSMSRTAAGVIQQFPNDTCSVYITYSKEEEAIRCIQNVHGFVLEGRPLRACFGTTKYCHAWLRNVPCSNPDCLYLHEIGSQEDSFTKDEIISAYTRSRVQQITGATNNMQRRSGNVLPPPLDDNMNSSSAKPIVKNSSSNSVSTVRGSPPNGIYGKNMALPTSAAWGTQVTNCQPPAGGLSYPNGPSKPKPDTGSSTLVFSAAVTGSIQASDVTKRPPSSNGSHSMTPRVKSELLKPVKQYNNSVDSLVSEGEKTLASDVSPMLVNLNRQLSPLPLSRDSDGNCTTANTINSTNMIGQSCNFGLEEAMTATNEEIQNLSNELSSINIDRNAEHCGITKPNNSPPTDHALIKSPQIQGSQYNVDRFRDEITTDVAGKATSDFLVCNSTEQCDWKLDSQSLVVSDNAEIDDDVTSFDNQRLKDPEVVCRSYFPKSTRFLQASNHSSPCLLQHGEPCTAINAGSVSADDRVRDESMLHASNILCNGHPEKLVSSSSYGLLHDERNGHIIQRLVGEAVNSGHDIARDKGESSIISNILSMDFDTWDDSLTSPHNLAKLLGDNTDNQPGPLNKSSSWKGHSNNQSRFSFARQEESKIQMFDPHASYGVSHQRPNRTVFLNCAERDLYMDKLGIANGFSTSNFEEAENMVSGHSIASSNKFSAISRAQVSAPPGFSIPSRLPPPGFSSHERVEQAFDSISGNSLLDHSSLLRNSYQTPSAGNLGSAGDIEFMDPAIMAVGKGRLQGALNSPALDIRSNFMPQLNYFENDARLQLLMQRSLVPQQNLRFSEIGNTFSQLGDSYAVSSRLDQSQVSNLGPFQQLSLQQSTNAVLSNGQWDGWNEVQSGNGLGVAELLRNERLGFNKFYSGYDDSKFRMPNSGDLYNRTFGM; from the exons ATGAGTGACGAAGGAGAAAGAACTTGTCCTCTCTGTGCTGAAGAGATGGATTTGACAGATCAGCAATTGAAGCCTTGCAAATGCGGTTATGAG ATCTGTGTCTGGTGCTGGCACCACATAATGGACATGGCTGAGAAGGATGACACTGAGGGGCGATGCCCAGCATGTCGATCTCCTTATGATAAGGAAAAGATTGTTGGGACAGCTGCAAACTGTGACAG ATTGGTGAATGGAGTTAATATTGAGAAAAGGATGAAGACTCAGAAAACGAAGTCTAAATCAACTGATGGGCGTAAGCAGCTCAGCAGTGTGCGAGTGATTCAGAGGAACCTTGTTTACATAGTTGGGTTGCCTCTCAATCTTGCAGATGAAGAT CTTCTTCAGCGAAGAGAGTATTTTAGTCAGTATGGGAAGGTCTTAAAAGTGTCAATGTCTCGAACAGCAGCTGGTGTCATTCAACAGTTTCCGAATGATACCTGCAGTGT ATATATAACTTATTCAAAGGAAGAGGAAGCAATTCGTTGTATTCAAAATGTACATGGTTTTGTTTTGGAGGGTAGACCTTTAAG GGCTTGTTTTGGAACCACAAAATATTGTCATGCATGGCTCCGGAATGTG CCTTGCAGCAATCCGGATTGTCTGTATTTGCATGAGATTGGCTCTCAAGAAGATAGTTTTACCAAGGATGAAATAATTTCAGCATACACTAG AAGTCGAGTTCAACAAATCACTGGTGCCACAAACAATATGCAACGGCGGTCAGGGAATGTATTACCTCCTCCACTGGATGACAATATGAATAGTTCATCTGCAAAGCCTATTGTTAAAAATTCTTCAAGT AACTCTGTTAGCACTGTAAGAGGTTCACCTCCAAATGGAATATATGGGAAAAATATGGCCCTTCCTACTAGTGCTGCATG GGGTACTCAGGTCACAAATTGTCAGCCCCCTGCTGGAGGTCTATCATATCCAAATGGGCCATCCAAGCCAAAACCTGATACAGGCAGCAGCACACTGGTATTTTCTGCAGCTGTTACAGGCTCAATTCAGGCTTCTGATGTTACAAAGAGGCCACCATCGAGTAATGGGAGTCATAGTATGACACCTAGAGTGAAAAGTGAATTGTTGAAACCTGTCAAACAATATAACAATAGTGTGGACAGTCTGGTTAGTGAAGGAGAAAAAACTTTAGCTTCTGATGTTTCTCCTATGCTTGTGAATTTGAACAGGCAGTTGTCTCCTCTACCGTTGTCCCGAGATAGTGATGGAAATTGTACTACAGCAAACACAATAAATTCTACTAACATGATTGGACAGTCTTGTAACTTTGGTCTTGAGGAAGCAATGACTGCTACCAATGAAGAGATTCAGAATTTGTCCAACGAGTTGTCCTCAATTAACATTGATAGAAATGCCGAACATTGCGGTATAACCAAACCTAATAATAGCCCACCTACTGATCATGCATTGATTaaatctcctcaaattcaagGATCACAGTATAATGTTGACAGATTTAGAGATGAAATAACTACAGATGTGGCTGGTAAAGCTACCTCAGATTTTTTGGTTTGTAATTCTACTGAACAGTGTGATTGGAAATTGGATTCTCAATCTCTAGTAGTATCAGATAATGCTGAAATTGATGATGATGTGACATCTTTTGATAATCAAAGACTCAAGGATCCAGAAGTTGTTTGTCGTTCTTATTTTCCAAAGTCAACCAGATTCCTGCAAGCATCAAACCATTCTAGCCCTTGTCTTCTGCAGCATGGTGAACCTTGTACTGCCATAAATGCAGGTTCTGTATCTGCTGATGATAGAGTTCGAGATGAATCTATGTTACATGCATCCAATATATTATGTAATGGTCACCCTGAAAAATTGGTCAGCAGCAGCTCCTATGGTCTGCTTCATGATGAAAGAAATGGGCATATCATTCAAAGATTAGTTGGTGAAGCAGTTAATTCTGGACATGATATTGCTAGGGATAAAGGTGAAAGTAgtataatttctaatatattgTCCATGGACTTTGATACCTGGGATGACTCACTAACATCACCTCATAATTTAGCGAAGTTGTTGGGTGACAATACTGATAACCAGCCTGGTCCTTTAAACAAATCTAGTTCTTGGAAAGGTCACAGTAACAATCAATCAAGGTTTTCTTTTGCAAGGCAGGAGGAATCCAAAATCCAAATGTTTGATCCACATGCATCTTATGGTGTCAGCCATCAACGGCCAAACCGTACAGTCTTCCTGAATTGTGCAGAAAGAGACTTGTATATGGATAAGTTGGGCATTGCAAATGGATTTTCTACCAGTAACTTTGAGGAAGCTGAGAATATGGTCAGTGGTCATTCCATTGCATCTTCTAATAAGTTTTCTG CCATCTCAAGAGCACAAGTTTCAGCCCCGCCAGGATTTTCCATTCCAAGCAGGTTGCCACCACCTGGTTTTTCTTCCCATGAGAGAGTGGAGCAGGCTTTTGATTCCATTTCTG GGAATTCTTTGCTTGACCATTCTTccctcttgagaaattcatatCAGACACCTTCAGCTGGAAACCTTGGTAGTGCAGGGGACATTGAATTTATGGACCCTGCTATTATGGCAGTTGGCAAAGGGAGACTTCAAGGTGCACTGAACAGTCCGGCACTGGACATTCGATCTAATTTCATGCCACAATTAAATTACTTTGAAAATGATGCTAGACTACAATTATTGATGCAAAGATCTCTTGTACCACAGCAAAACCTTAGATTTTCTGAAATTGGGAATACTTTTTCTCAACTTGGTGATTCCTATGCTGTTTCTTCGAGGTTAGACCAATCACAAGTCAGTAATCTAGGCCCATTCCAACAGCTGTCTCTGCAGCAGTCTACAAATGCCGTCTTGTCTAATGGGCAATGGGATGGGTGGAATGAGGTGCAGAGTGGAAATGGTTTGGGTGTGGCTGAGCTTTTGAGAAATGAAAGACTtggattcaataaattttactcAGGATATGATGATTCAAAATTTCGGATGCCAAATTCTGGGGATCTTTACAACAGAACATTTGGGATGTGA